In Gimesia benthica, a single window of DNA contains:
- a CDS encoding alpha/beta hydrolase — protein sequence MLSALKKTFLTVLLLPVLCSVTVHAQTPRLNPDDLLLYRDGSGKVQKVTTPDDWKQRRQEIIRGMETVMGPFPGDDQRVPLDIEVLEEVKLDNYTRKLITYQSGPDSRTPAYLCIPHTASKDHKVPAVLCLHPTDNKVGHKVALGLGGRAGRNYAAELAERGYVTIAPAYPHLANYWPNLGKLGFVSGTMKAIWDNSRAIDLLASLDTVDMSQGVGAIGHSLGGHNAIYTAVFDPRVTAIVSSCGFDSYRDYYDAAERVWYFGKGWCQIRYMPRMSDYRGRLDEIPFDFTELLGVMAPRPVYVNAPLHDSNFRWKSVDKCASAARPIYELLDAKGKLVIDHPDCDHNFPEEQRQKAYQLFDTVLKQ from the coding sequence ATGCTCTCTGCCCTCAAGAAAACATTCCTCACCGTCCTGCTGCTCCCCGTCCTCTGTTCGGTTACTGTCCACGCACAAACACCGCGACTCAATCCCGATGACCTGCTCCTGTACCGTGACGGATCTGGCAAAGTTCAGAAGGTCACCACACCGGATGACTGGAAACAACGCAGGCAGGAAATCATTCGCGGCATGGAAACGGTCATGGGCCCCTTCCCGGGTGACGATCAACGGGTTCCGCTCGACATCGAAGTCCTCGAAGAGGTCAAGCTCGACAACTACACGCGCAAGCTGATTACCTACCAGTCCGGCCCCGATTCCCGTACGCCCGCCTATCTCTGTATTCCTCACACCGCGAGCAAGGATCATAAGGTCCCCGCGGTTCTCTGCCTGCATCCCACCGACAACAAAGTCGGCCATAAGGTCGCTCTCGGACTGGGAGGCCGCGCCGGTCGTAATTACGCCGCCGAACTCGCGGAACGCGGCTATGTCACCATCGCACCGGCCTATCCGCATCTCGCGAATTACTGGCCCAACCTGGGTAAACTCGGTTTCGTCAGCGGCACGATGAAAGCCATCTGGGACAACTCCCGCGCCATCGACCTGCTGGCATCCCTGGATACAGTCGATATGAGCCAGGGCGTCGGCGCCATCGGACACTCCCTGGGCGGTCACAATGCGATCTACACCGCCGTCTTCGATCCCCGCGTCACCGCCATCGTCAGCAGCTGCGGCTTCGATTCCTATCGCGACTATTATGACGCCGCCGAACGCGTCTGGTATTTCGGCAAAGGCTGGTGCCAGATCCGCTACATGCCCCGCATGTCAGACTACCGCGGTAGACTCGACGAAATCCCCTTCGATTTCACCGAACTGCTCGGCGTCATGGCCCCCCGCCCGGTCTACGTCAACGCGCCCCTGCACGATTCCAACTTCCGCTGGAAAAGCGTCGACAAATGCGCGAGCGCCGCCCGGCCCATCTATGAACTGCTGGACGCCAAAGGCAAACTCGTCATCGACCACCCGGACTGCGATCACAACTTCCCGGAAGAACAACGACAGAAAGCCTATCAACTCTTCGATACGGTACTGAAGCAGTAA
- a CDS encoding potassium channel family protein — protein MLKHIIEKRLPLFVEFFSSFMRYASYVREVIVALLLILLLGAFLIWRFENLSFGDAVYFSMITGLTIGYGDITPETPMGKIISVGIGLVGMIVVGLVIAIATRSLHETAKRHIDLEHEASGSEHHKTT, from the coding sequence ATGCTGAAGCACATCATCGAGAAACGACTGCCTTTGTTTGTTGAATTCTTCAGTTCGTTTATGCGCTACGCCTCCTATGTCCGCGAGGTCATCGTGGCCCTGCTGTTGATTCTGCTGCTGGGGGCTTTCCTGATCTGGCGGTTTGAGAACCTGAGCTTCGGCGACGCCGTCTATTTCTCGATGATTACCGGTCTGACCATCGGCTATGGTGATATTACGCCTGAGACGCCGATGGGGAAAATCATCAGCGTGGGGATTGGCCTGGTAGGGATGATTGTCGTCGGATTAGTTATTGCGATCGCGACGCGGTCCCTGCATGAGACTGCGAAACGTCACATTGATCTGGAACACGAAGCGTCAGGTTCAGAACATCACAAAACTACTTGA
- a CDS encoding C45 family autoproteolytic acyltransferase/hydolase: protein MRRCFLVMIVLALACFTRAGHLQAEGYRTSIGTGADRIPIIVVSGTPYEMGLQQGKLIREEATQMINSLLQRVQAAGPERASDARLDAAWNAIAPHTDVRFKEELRGFAEGTGLPLKTLQRAHALPVVMDYSCSGIAAWGAATKDGHLYQTRNLDWTMELGAQDFPCITVYIPKQGIPHVNITFAGFLGANTGINAKGIVLSEMGDSPGKDYPFEMNGVHFTTLFRQVMYDANNLDEAIDLFKQAKRIKKYHYVVGDGSTRQAVKMLAHAPDLVIWRDNDPADELAPAVMKNLVYQDEGRGAFQPLQKVYGKIGAEELRDIACQIPIKGGNILDVVYDATALEFWVSYAEKQEEAYQRPFVHFKLKDYLK, encoded by the coding sequence ATGCGCCGCTGCTTCCTGGTTATGATCGTGCTGGCTCTCGCCTGCTTTACTCGTGCCGGTCATCTGCAGGCAGAAGGCTATCGAACCTCCATCGGAACCGGCGCCGATCGCATTCCCATCATCGTGGTCTCAGGCACCCCCTATGAAATGGGTTTGCAGCAGGGCAAACTGATCCGGGAAGAAGCCACGCAGATGATCAATTCACTGCTGCAGAGGGTACAGGCCGCCGGACCGGAACGTGCCTCCGATGCCCGCCTTGATGCCGCCTGGAACGCGATTGCACCGCATACCGATGTCCGCTTCAAAGAAGAACTCCGTGGCTTCGCTGAGGGGACTGGCCTTCCTCTGAAAACGCTGCAACGGGCGCACGCGTTACCTGTCGTCATGGATTATTCCTGCAGTGGTATCGCCGCCTGGGGCGCAGCGACGAAAGACGGCCACCTTTACCAGACACGCAATCTTGACTGGACAATGGAACTCGGCGCCCAGGACTTTCCCTGCATCACGGTTTACATTCCCAAGCAGGGTATTCCCCACGTGAATATCACCTTCGCCGGATTCCTCGGCGCCAACACGGGAATCAATGCCAAAGGCATCGTGCTGTCGGAAATGGGCGATTCCCCCGGCAAGGACTATCCCTTCGAAATGAACGGTGTCCATTTTACGACTCTGTTTCGCCAGGTGATGTACGACGCCAATAATCTGGATGAGGCCATCGATCTCTTCAAGCAGGCGAAGCGGATCAAGAAATATCACTATGTTGTCGGAGACGGCTCCACCCGTCAGGCCGTTAAAATGCTGGCGCACGCTCCCGATCTGGTGATCTGGCGAGACAACGATCCAGCCGATGAACTCGCGCCGGCGGTCATGAAAAACCTGGTCTACCAGGATGAAGGACGCGGCGCGTTTCAACCGTTACAGAAAGTCTATGGCAAAATCGGTGCGGAGGAATTGCGGGACATTGCCTGTCAGATTCCCATCAAAGGGGGCAATATCCTGGATGTCGTCTACGACGCTACCGCGCTGGAGTTCTGGGTCTCGTATGCCGAAAAACAGGAAGAAGCCTACCAGCGGCCCTTCGTGCACTTCAAACTCAAAGACTATCTCAAGTAG
- the lpxA gene encoding acyl-ACP--UDP-N-acetylglucosamine O-acyltransferase, which produces MRVHPTAYIHPDAVVHPTCDIGPHVVIEGPVRIGAHCHLGPSVVVMGNTDIGPECEIHAHAVIGDVPQDRKYTGAISYCRIGQGCVIRESVTIHRASIEQATTIIGNECHLMTCSHVAHDCILADEVTLVSGALLGGHVQIGSQAIISGNVGIHQFVRVGQLAMLGGVAMISRDVPPFTMTDHQGEIIGLNAVGLARRGISNAEQQDLKNLFRVICRSGMSHSRSLELAEELALTDLGRQFVEFFQVDTQRGFCRFRGKKSRSRKNLVPPVQHPPLAE; this is translated from the coding sequence ATGCGCGTCCATCCTACTGCTTACATCCATCCCGATGCCGTCGTTCACCCTACGTGTGACATCGGCCCCCACGTCGTCATTGAGGGCCCGGTGCGCATCGGCGCTCACTGTCACCTGGGACCGTCCGTTGTCGTCATGGGAAATACCGACATCGGCCCCGAATGTGAAATACATGCACACGCCGTTATCGGCGATGTTCCCCAGGACCGAAAATATACCGGGGCGATCAGCTACTGCCGCATTGGCCAGGGCTGTGTAATCCGTGAGTCGGTCACCATCCACCGGGCCAGTATCGAACAGGCGACGACAATTATCGGCAACGAGTGCCACCTGATGACCTGTTCCCACGTGGCCCACGACTGCATTCTGGCGGATGAAGTCACACTCGTCAGCGGTGCCCTGCTCGGCGGTCACGTGCAGATCGGATCCCAGGCAATCATTTCCGGCAATGTCGGCATTCATCAGTTTGTACGCGTCGGACAACTCGCCATGCTGGGAGGCGTTGCCATGATCAGCCGCGATGTCCCCCCCTTCACGATGACGGATCACCAGGGCGAAATCATCGGCCTGAATGCCGTCGGCCTGGCCCGGCGGGGGATTTCAAACGCAGAGCAGCAGGACCTGAAAAATCTGTTTCGAGTCATCTGTCGTTCAGGAATGTCCCACTCACGCTCCCTTGAGCTGGCTGAAGAACTGGCTCTGACCGATCTGGGACGCCAGTTCGTGGAATTCTTCCAGGTGGACACACAACGGGGCTTCTGTCGCTTTCGAGGCAAAAAATCACGCTCCCGGAAAAACCTGGTCCCCCCGGTACAGCATCCCCCGCTCGCTGAGTAA